TAACCGATCAGAAATATGATCTGATCATTGCCAACATTAACCGCAACATCCTTTTAAACGACATGCAGGCGTATGTGAACTGTTTAAACAAAGGCGGAATATTGCTGTTAAGCGGATTCTATGAAGAGGACATTCCGTTTATCGATGCCAGCTGTACCGAAAAAGGACTGACGTATGTTAAAAAGTTGCAAAAGAATAATTGGGTATCTTTAAAATATGTAAATTAGCTAAAAAAATTAAAGTAAGCTTCTGATTATGAGTGTTAAAGAAAAAGTTTTAGAAGAAGTAGCCGTTGAAGAATTGATATCCTTAAACAATGAAATTATCTTGTTTAATGACGATGTCAATACTTTTGATCACGTAATCGACACGTTGATTCAGGTTTGCGACCACACTTCTGAACAAGCGGAACAATGTGCTATTTTAGTGCATTATACAGGAAAGTGTACCGTTAAAACCGGTGCTTATTCCGATTTAAAGCCACAATGTCTGCAATTACTCGACGCTGGTTTGAGCGCTGAAATACAATAAAAAAGTCCCGGATAATCCGGGACTTTTTTATATGACTATTACTTCTTAATGCGGCAGTATATCTTTTAACAAACCGTAGATATACGTTCCCAGAAGCGCTCCTAAAAGGATCACTCCCGCACCCCAGAATCCGGCTCCGATAAGGATAAAGATCGGTCCCGGACAAGATCCTACCATCGCCCATCCTAATCCGAATAGAACCCCACCGATAACATACCGGGTAAATCCTTTTTCTTTATCTTCAATTTTTATCGGCGCACCGCTAAAATCTTTCACTTCTTTTCTTTTGATGATCTGGATACCGATCACTCCGGTTACGATAGCAACCATAATGATCCCAAACATGTGGAAAGACTGAAACTGGAACATTTCATAGATGCGGTACCACGACACGGCTTCCGATTTTGTCAATACAATTCCGAAAATAAAGCCTACAAGTATAAATTTTAAATATTTCATGCTGCTGTCTTAAAAAATTAGAGGTAAAAGAAAATGGGACATAATTAAACCACCAATAAAAAATCCGATAACGGCAATAAGCGAAGGAAGCTGTAAATTACTCAATCCGGAAATGGCATGTCCGGAAGTACATCCGCCGGCATAACGCGTTCCAAACCCGATCAACAATCCGCCGGCCAAAAGGATAATAAAGGTTTTAGGGTTTTTCATTGCTTCAAATCCCATTAACGAATCCGGAGCCAGTTTCCCGTTTGGTGCTTCTATATTTAAAGCTGCCAGCTGTTCGATTGTTTGCGGATTGATGTTTACCCCGCTGCCGTCACTCAAAAAATGTACGGCAACGAATCCGCCCAGTATTGCGCCAAAAACTACGGCCAGGTTCCATCGCTGCGATTTCCAGTCAAAACGGAAAAATTCAGCAAATCTTCCGGCTCCGGCAATACTGCAAAGGGTTCGTAAATTGGACGACATTCCAAATGCTTTTCCAAAATAAATAAGCGTCAGCATAATCATTCCGATCAAAAAACCTGAAATATACCAAGGCCATGTTCCATAAATAACTTCCATAAATAAACTGATTTGCAGCAAAAGTACTTATTCAATCAGTATTTTGTGTAACAATGATTACATAATTTTTTACAAACAAAATATTCTGCTACCTTTGAATTCGTTAAATTATCTTTTTGATGAAAAAGTTTTCTGTAGAAATAAAATGGAGTATTATCTTTTCTGTAATCGCCGTTTTATGGATTGTTTTTGAAAAAATGGCCGGTTTTCACGATGAAAAAATCAGCAGCTATTTTTTTATCTGTCTTCCGTTCGGACTGGTTTATGCTATCCTGTACACCCTGGCTTTAAAAGAAAAAAAGACCCGTTTCTATAACGGTACGATTACCTACAAACAGGCGTTTATTTCCGGAGCGATCCTAACCCTGCTGATTGGTGCTTTCAGTCCGTTGGTTCAGCTTATTTTCCACGAATTTATTTCTCCTGATTTCTTTAAAAATGCTATTGCCAATGCGGCCAAATCAAAGCCTGAAAACAGTGCTTTTGCCACCGGCTATTTTAACCTGCAGAGTTTTATAACACAGGGAATATTCAACATACTGTCCATTGGTGTTTTAACCGCTGCCATTGTTGCCTATTTTACCCAAACCAAAAACACGAAATAAGTATGAAAAAAATATGGTTTGCCATCGTGGGATGCACGCTTCTTACTTCCTGCATCAGTACAAAATCCACTATTAAAAATATTGACGATACGGCACAGCGCCCTGTTGTCCGTGATAATTATTTCCTGCTGACCGAATACAGCGATAATGCCAAATACGGTTATGACGAGGATTATCCTGTGAATATAGGTTTTATACCCGAAGCACAGGAAAAAACCAATGTTGCCTTCTTCTTTAACGGACTGGAAGGTCCTGATGGCCAAAAACTGGTATTTGAGAAAAAAGGCACCTGCTGCCCGTTTCCAACCAAGCACAATCGTGTGGGTGCCGGAATGCTGAACATCTACTCCGTAAGCTGGGAAGGATTGAAAACGCCGTTGCTGCTTTATTTTAACACTTTCGAAAAAGGTAAAATAATGTGCCCCAAAGGACTATCTATTAAAAAATCCCCATCCAGAACACAATAATTTTAAGAATTTTATAAGATTTACAGCCTTCTAATGCGTTCATTAGAAGGTTTTTTTGTTGTATATTTGCTACACTTTTAAGAAAACAACAACTATGAACTTACAAAATATACCGCAAATCAAACATACCAACAGCGGAAACTTCTTTTTACTTGCCGGGCCTTGTGCTATTGAAGGAGAAGAAATGGCAATGCGCATTGCCGAAAAATTAGTAACCATTACCGACAGACTGGAAATTCCTTATGTGTTTAAAGGTTCTTTCAAAAAAGCAAACCGTTCCAGAATTGACAGTTTTACAGGTATTGGTGATGAAAAAGCGTTAAAAATACTGCAAAAGGTATCTCAGGAATTCGGTGTGCCAACAGTAACCGATATTCACGAAATCCACGATGCGACTATGGCAGCAGAATATGTAGATATCCTTCAGATTCCTGCCTTTTTAGTACGCCAGACGGATTTGGTTGTCGCTGCAGCCAATACCGGAAAAACGGTAAACTTAAAAAAAGGACAATTCATGAGTCCGGAAAGCATGAAACATGCTGTTCAGAAAGTATTGGACTGCCATAATGAAAACGTAATGGTTACCGACAGAGGTACGATGTTTGGTTACCAGGACATGATTGTGGATTACAGAGGAATACCTACCATGCAGCAATATGCCACTACGGTTCTGGATGTAACCCACTCGCTACAGCAGCCCAATCAAACTGTAGGAGTAACCGGAGGAAGACCGGACATGATCGAAACCGTTGCAAAGGCCGGAATTGCCGTTGGCGTTGATGGTATTTTCATCGAAACCCATTTTGATCCTGCAAATGCAAAAAGCGATGGAGCAAACATGCTACATCTGGATTACTTTGAAGGATTAATGACCAAGCTGGTTGCGATTCGTAAAACAGTAAACTCATTTTAATTTTTTACTACAATAATGAAACATCCATTTTTAATGGCTGTGCTAACTTTTTGTGTTTTTTCACAGTACGCCTTTGCTCAGGAAGAAGCAATTACACCTGAAAAATACACGGCTCACAATAAAGGAAAATTTTATTTCTATTGGGGAGGTAACCGGGCTAATTTCACTGACTCCGACATTCATTTTAAAGGAGCAGATTATGACTTCACCCTTTATGATGTTGCCGCTCAGGACAAACCGAAAGGATGGCATGTGGACTATATTAATCCGGGAAGGATGACGATACCACAAACCAACTTCCGTATCGGGTATTTTATTACCGACAAATACAATATTTCCATTGGGGTTGACCACATGAAATATGTAATGCAGCAGGATCAGCTGGCGAGAATTTCCGGAACGTATCCTTCCAATTACGACCAGACAGTAGTGAACAACGGTATGGTGGATCTATCTGATGAGAGCTTCCTTACTTTTGAACACACAGACGGACTGAACTACATCAACACGGAATTTTCAAGAGTTGATGATATTTCAAAATGGTTTGGGATTAACGATACCGATAAATTCCAGATCAACATCACAGAAGGTGTTGGCGGCGGTGTTTTATTTCCAAAAACCAATGCAAAACTGTTCAACAAAGAGCGTCATGACGATTTCCACATTTCCGGATTCGGGGTTTCTGCCAAAGCAGGTATCAACTTAACGTTCTTTAAATATTTCTTTGTACAGGCAGAATTGAAAGGCGGTTATATCAACATGAACGATATCCGGACAACCTACAGTGCTGATGATAAAGCGTCGCAGGATTTCTTCTTTTTACAGCGAGTTATCGCTTTTGGAGGTATTTTCAGAATCTAAAAAAATTACTTTTACATAAAAAACCGCACTTGTTTAAGTGCGGTTTTTTTATGGATATAACGTCATGGCTTCTTTTACAACATCGAGCAATACAGCGTTATCAATTGCTTCCAGCGTGGTGTACCGCAATGATTTTATGGTATTCCTGCCGCCGTCTGCCACCAAAACATCCTGGTTCTTTTCCAGTTTAAAACCTTTGGAAAAACCAACGTCTACAAATTGTTTTTTGTGGCTGGCATTCAAATAACAGAACGGTTTTCCTTTATGATATACATACGGTATTTTCCACCGGTACTGCATTTCAAATTCCGTTACACTGCTTTCCAGAACCGCAACGATGTGCAGCAACATTGACCGGTACGGTTCCGGCTGGTTCAGAATATAATTATCGGCCGGTTTCACTACTTTCCTGTTTTCGTCAGCGGTTGCTCTTCCAGCTTTTTACGCTTTGCTTTCCGGATATAATGAAGTCCGTAGCGGATCAAGACATAATCCAGCCCGATTAACAAAATCATCCCTACCAGTATACCGGAATAATACCCTAAAGCATACTCCGACCCCTGCTTCCCGATGGTTTTGGTATCCAGTAAAACGCCTGCAATGGCTAATAAAATTAAGATCCCAAATAGTATTCCCGTTAGCAGTAACAACCTACCTCCTGTTTTCATAACTCCTGTATTTAACTACAAACTTATTATTTGTTTCCCGGATTTCCCATTCCCAATCTTTTTAATCTCAAAATAATTTTAAAAAAGTATTGTACAATACAAAATTTATATTTTACTTTGTATTTCAAAGTACTTTAAAAATGGAGGCAAATAATTATTTACAGGATTTGAAAGACATTAAAGATTTAATGAATAAATCGTCACAGTTTATTTCATTAAGTGGTCTTTCCGGGATACTGGCGGGAGTTTACGCATTAATCGGAGCCTGGATTGCTAATGCGCTGATTGAAAACAATACCCGGCTTTATATCACGCTGGAAAGCGTACTTTTTAAACAGATATTACTGATAGCCGGCTGCGTTTTAGCGGCATCTCTAATAACCGCCTATCTACTGACGGTGAATAAAGCGAAAAAAATGGGCGAAAAAGTATGGAATGCTTCTTCCAAAAGACTGTTGATCAACTTTGCCATTCCGTTAGTTACCGGAGGAATCTTTGCCTTATTATTATTAAAAAACGGCTATTACGGTCTGGTAGCGCCCATCATGCTGCTTTTTTACGGCATGGCCTGTCTTAACACCAGTAAATACACTTTGAGAGATGTTCGTTACCTGGGTTTAACGGAAATTATTTTAGGACTGTTTGCCGTTGAATTTTCCGGATATGGTTTGTATTTTTGGGTGCTCGGATTTGGCGTGTGTCATATCCTGTATGGTACCGTAATGTATTACAAATACGATAGAAAATAATTGTTTTGAAAAGTATACTCGAAAATATAAATAAAGCTTTTGACCATCGCATCCGGCTGGGCATCATGTCGATACTGATGGTCAATGAAAATGCTGATTTTACGACTCTGAAAGAACTTTTAGGGGTAACCGACGGCAACCTGGCGAGCCATGCTAAAGCACTCGAAGCAGAACAGTATATTACGATTGAAAAACAGTTTATCGGAAAGAAACCCAACACCCGGTACATCGCTACCAAAGAAGGCCGAAAAGCCTTTCAGGACCATATTGACGCACTTGAAAAATTGATTCAAAAAAACTAAGCTATTTTTTTATCCATTTACTTTGAAATTCAAAGTACTTTTAAAAACTAAAAATGAGAGATTTTCTATTCGAGCGGTTCTACAAAATCACAAAGATCCCCTATCAGCGCTATTTTAAAAAGAATAAACCATGGGATATTACAAAAGAGGAATTACTAACCTACCCGGAAGACTCCTTAGGGTTTCATCTGGGAACATTTTTACAGGAAAATCAGTTTGAAATGGAACCGAAATTTGAAGATCACGATGTCATTCATGTACTAACCGGCACCGGCACTACGGTTAGCGACGAAATTGCCATGCAGTTTTACCTGCTGGGTAACGGTAAAAGAAGTGCTTATTTACTGATGGTCATATTATCCGGAGTACTGTGTTATCCGCACCGGCTAAAAACATACAGACACTATTACAAACGCGGGAAAGAAGCCTTGTCCTTCCATTACCTGGACTATTCCAAATTGCTCTTATTCCCCG
This region of Flavobacterium inviolabile genomic DNA includes:
- a CDS encoding ATP-dependent Clp protease adaptor ClpS, with amino-acid sequence MSVKEKVLEEVAVEELISLNNEIILFNDDVNTFDHVIDTLIQVCDHTSEQAEQCAILVHYTGKCTVKTGAYSDLKPQCLQLLDAGLSAEIQ
- a CDS encoding DUF6691 family protein translates to MKYLKFILVGFIFGIVLTKSEAVSWYRIYEMFQFQSFHMFGIIMVAIVTGVIGIQIIKRKEVKDFSGAPIKIEDKEKGFTRYVIGGVLFGLGWAMVGSCPGPIFILIGAGFWGAGVILLGALLGTYIYGLLKDILPH
- a CDS encoding YeeE/YedE family protein; this encodes MEVIYGTWPWYISGFLIGMIMLTLIYFGKAFGMSSNLRTLCSIAGAGRFAEFFRFDWKSQRWNLAVVFGAILGGFVAVHFLSDGSGVNINPQTIEQLAALNIEAPNGKLAPDSLMGFEAMKNPKTFIILLAGGLLIGFGTRYAGGCTSGHAISGLSNLQLPSLIAVIGFFIGGLIMSHFLLPLIF
- a CDS encoding DUF4199 domain-containing protein, with the translated sequence MKKFSVEIKWSIIFSVIAVLWIVFEKMAGFHDEKISSYFFICLPFGLVYAILYTLALKEKKTRFYNGTITYKQAFISGAILTLLIGAFSPLVQLIFHEFISPDFFKNAIANAAKSKPENSAFATGYFNLQSFITQGIFNILSIGVLTAAIVAYFTQTKNTK
- a CDS encoding 2-dehydro-3-deoxyphosphooctonate aldolase — protein: MKKIWFAIVGCTLLTSCISTKSTIKNIDDTAQRPVVRDNYFLLTEYSDNAKYGYDEDYPVNIGFIPEAQEKTNVAFFFNGLEGPDGQKLVFEKKGTCCPFPTKHNRVGAGMLNIYSVSWEGLKTPLLLYFNTFEKGKIMCPKGLSIKKSPSRTQ
- the kdsA gene encoding 3-deoxy-8-phosphooctulonate synthase, whose product is MNLQNIPQIKHTNSGNFFLLAGPCAIEGEEMAMRIAEKLVTITDRLEIPYVFKGSFKKANRSRIDSFTGIGDEKALKILQKVSQEFGVPTVTDIHEIHDATMAAEYVDILQIPAFLVRQTDLVVAAANTGKTVNLKKGQFMSPESMKHAVQKVLDCHNENVMVTDRGTMFGYQDMIVDYRGIPTMQQYATTVLDVTHSLQQPNQTVGVTGGRPDMIETVAKAGIAVGVDGIFIETHFDPANAKSDGANMLHLDYFEGLMTKLVAIRKTVNSF
- a CDS encoding DUF1801 domain-containing protein gives rise to the protein MKPADNYILNQPEPYRSMLLHIVAVLESSVTEFEMQYRWKIPYVYHKGKPFCYLNASHKKQFVDVGFSKGFKLEKNQDVLVADGGRNTIKSLRYTTLEAIDNAVLLDVVKEAMTLYP
- a CDS encoding winged helix-turn-helix domain-containing protein yields the protein MKSILENINKAFDHRIRLGIMSILMVNENADFTTLKELLGVTDGNLASHAKALEAEQYITIEKQFIGKKPNTRYIATKEGRKAFQDHIDALEKLIQKN